Genomic DNA from Desulfurobacterium indicum:
TTATTAGCATTAGATGTGAACAAAAATCCATAGTTCCTAAAAAGCAAAATTGTATTTTACAACCGCTCCTCCTTTCCCTGCTGAAATCAGATAACTTCCCTCGTTTGAGAAATCAATAGAGTTTACAAAGCCAGGTTGTGTCAATAATTTTGTGTAAACCATTAGGAGTACCTCCTGGAGAACATATCCTGAAGTTCTTCCTTAGCCTCA
This window encodes:
- a CDS encoding WD40 repeat domain-containing protein — protein: MVYTKLLTQPGFVNSIDFSNEGSYLISAGKGGAVVKYNFAF